One Oceanithermus desulfurans genomic region harbors:
- the minC gene encoding septum site-determining protein MinC gives MRLRATLGALAIRLDGNETPEELSAALAEAPEMPLEVEIAGATPGSVVQALLEAAASRNLEVRFRPPRGERRVPHTEVVDHTLRSGQRIASAGTVVVLGDVNPGAEVVAGGDVIVVGKLRGLAHAGAEGNEQATIWALELAAKQLRIAGHVAVAPEDAPAPAGPERARVEGDQIVIEPWGRRQGA, from the coding sequence ATGCGACTGCGCGCGACCCTGGGCGCCCTGGCCATCCGCCTCGACGGAAACGAGACCCCCGAAGAGCTCTCCGCCGCCCTGGCCGAAGCCCCCGAGATGCCGTTGGAGGTCGAGATCGCCGGCGCCACCCCGGGGTCTGTGGTGCAGGCGCTGCTCGAGGCCGCCGCCTCACGGAACCTCGAGGTGCGCTTCCGCCCGCCCCGCGGCGAGCGCAGGGTGCCGCACACCGAGGTCGTGGACCACACCCTGCGCAGCGGTCAGCGCATCGCTTCGGCGGGAACGGTCGTCGTGCTGGGCGACGTCAACCCCGGGGCCGAGGTGGTGGCGGGGGGCGACGTGATCGTCGTGGGGAAACTGCGCGGCCTCGCCCACGCCGGGGCCGAAGGGAACGAGCAGGCGACGATATGGGCGCTCGAGCTGGCCGCCAAACAGCTGCGCATCGCCGGCCACGTCGCCGTCGCTCCCGAGGACGCCCCCGCGCCCGCGGGCCCCGAGCGCGCCCGGGTCGAGGGGGATCAGATCGTCATCGAACCCTGGGGACGCCGGCAGGGAGCCTGA
- the mreC gene encoding rod shape-determining protein MreC, with protein MLRLVYLGYVLLALALSALTANFAPRFPGEVSARIAPLFGLGHRAAQNLRAAATTLLDRRNLRHENRLLAEEVAWLKESNLELKVELERLRRALAVREAQAPGVVAIAPVITEDTSGLYRRLILGLGEADGLSVGMPVTSPDGLVGVIIETTPHRAVVRTIVDPESRVGVRPEGSPGRGIAMGEPPAGLRVELPVETPIAVGDLLVTGSLQGLFPEGIPVARVTRILPRAPGALRKVVRAEPLVKFGLLEEVVVLGKL; from the coding sequence ATGCTTAGGCTCGTCTACCTGGGGTACGTGCTGCTGGCGCTGGCGCTCTCGGCGCTGACCGCCAACTTCGCGCCCCGGTTCCCGGGCGAGGTCTCGGCCCGGATCGCGCCGTTGTTCGGCCTCGGCCACCGCGCCGCGCAAAACCTGCGCGCCGCGGCGACCACGCTGCTCGACCGCCGCAACCTGCGGCACGAGAACCGCCTGCTCGCCGAGGAGGTCGCCTGGCTCAAGGAGAGCAACCTCGAGCTCAAGGTCGAGCTCGAGCGCCTGCGCCGGGCGCTGGCGGTGCGCGAGGCCCAGGCCCCCGGCGTGGTGGCCATCGCTCCGGTCATCACCGAAGACACCTCGGGCCTCTACCGGCGCCTCATCCTGGGCCTCGGCGAGGCCGACGGCCTCTCGGTGGGCATGCCGGTGACCAGCCCCGACGGGCTGGTGGGGGTGATCATCGAGACCACCCCCCACCGCGCGGTGGTCCGCACCATCGTGGACCCCGAGTCCCGCGTCGGGGTGCGCCCCGAGGGCAGCCCCGGCCGCGGCATCGCCATGGGCGAGCCGCCGGCGGGGCTGCGCGTCGAGCTGCCGGTGGAGACACCGATCGCCGTAGGCGACCTGCTCGTCACCGGCTCCCTGCAGGGGCTCTTCCCCGAGGGCATCCCGGTGGCGCGGGTGACCCGCATCCTGCCGCGCGCGCCGGGGGCGCTGCGCAAGGTGGTGCGCGCCGAACCGCTCGTCAAGTTCGGCCTGCTCGAAGAAGTGGTGGTGTTGGGCAAACTATGA
- the mreD gene encoding rod shape-determining protein MreD, translated as MNALVLVFFSLVLQALLSGLLPDRVSPPDLWFLLAVVLASRQNPYAGLATAFGLGLLQDLSSAGYLGFHALGLTTAAYAFYGLRVWLHWEEPAARMVVLALAFLAKWGGFLILVYWMRYTTLPTSTWAQVFAPELVLTLLVAPFYLRLAEALLGPGEEAYA; from the coding sequence ATGAACGCGCTCGTGCTCGTCTTCTTCTCGCTGGTGCTGCAGGCTCTGCTTTCGGGGCTGCTGCCCGACCGGGTCAGCCCCCCCGACCTCTGGTTCCTGCTGGCGGTGGTGCTGGCCAGCCGCCAGAACCCCTACGCCGGCCTCGCCACCGCCTTCGGCCTGGGCCTCCTCCAGGACCTCAGCTCGGCCGGCTACCTGGGCTTCCACGCCCTGGGGCTCACCACCGCCGCCTACGCCTTCTACGGCCTGCGCGTCTGGCTGCACTGGGAGGAGCCGGCGGCGCGGATGGTCGTCCTGGCCCTCGCCTTCCTCGCCAAGTGGGGCGGCTTTTTAATCCTGGTCTACTGGATGCGCTATACCACGCTGCCGACGAGCACCTGGGCGCAGGTCTTCGCCCCGGAGCTGGTCCTAACCCTGCTCGTCGCCCCCTTCTACCTGCGGCTCGCGGAAGCGCTCCTCGGTCCGGGGGAAGAGGCCTATGCCTGA
- the tyrS gene encoding tyrosine--tRNA ligase has protein sequence MEPEEALALLRRGTAEIITEDDLKQKLASGRPLRIKLGVDPTRPDLHLGHAVVLRKMRQFQELGHKVILLIGDFTGMIGDPSGRSKTRPPLTLEETRANARSYVEQARKILRQEPEVFELRYNSEWLSKLSFEEVIRIAAQMTVAQMLEREDFKKRYTEGVPIGIHEFLYPLAQGYDSVALEADVEMGGTDQKFNLLVGRDLQKFYGQEPQVLVIMPLLVGLDGVEKMSKSLDNYVGVSEEPAVMFKKLMRVPDAVLPDYFRLLTDLEPEEVEAVIQKGGMVGAHRVLARLLTGAYAQEVVPAWLDRSFYERLGYRLDEAGRDRQPRDPQDAELARTVAQAEARYDEIAKGGVPDDIPTVAIDPSELKEGAIWVARLFTLAGLTRSNGEARRLIQNRGLRLDGEVITDPQLQVTLERPRILRRGKDKFVRVQLKE, from the coding sequence ATGGAGCCCGAAGAAGCCCTCGCCCTCCTGCGTCGCGGCACCGCCGAGATCATCACCGAAGACGACCTGAAGCAGAAGCTGGCCTCCGGACGCCCCTTGCGGATCAAGCTGGGTGTGGACCCCACCCGCCCCGACCTGCACCTCGGCCATGCGGTCGTGCTGCGCAAGATGCGCCAGTTCCAGGAGCTGGGTCATAAGGTGATCCTGCTGATCGGCGACTTCACCGGCATGATCGGCGACCCCAGCGGGCGCAGCAAGACGCGTCCGCCGCTCACCCTGGAGGAGACCCGCGCCAACGCTCGGAGCTACGTCGAGCAGGCGCGCAAGATCCTGCGCCAGGAACCCGAGGTCTTCGAGCTGCGCTACAACTCCGAGTGGCTCTCCAAGCTCAGCTTCGAGGAGGTCATCCGCATCGCCGCGCAGATGACGGTGGCGCAGATGCTCGAGCGTGAGGACTTCAAGAAACGCTACACCGAGGGCGTCCCCATCGGCATCCACGAGTTCCTCTACCCCCTGGCCCAGGGCTACGACTCGGTGGCCCTCGAGGCCGACGTCGAAATGGGGGGCACCGACCAGAAGTTCAACCTCCTGGTGGGCCGCGACCTGCAGAAGTTCTACGGCCAGGAGCCCCAGGTCCTCGTCATCATGCCCCTGCTCGTGGGCCTCGACGGCGTGGAGAAGATGTCGAAGAGCCTGGACAACTACGTCGGCGTCAGCGAGGAACCTGCGGTGATGTTCAAGAAGCTGATGCGCGTCCCCGACGCGGTGCTGCCCGACTACTTCCGCCTGCTCACCGACCTGGAGCCCGAGGAGGTCGAAGCCGTGATCCAAAAGGGCGGCATGGTAGGGGCGCACCGGGTCCTCGCCCGCCTGCTCACCGGCGCCTACGCCCAGGAGGTCGTGCCCGCCTGGCTGGACCGCAGCTTCTACGAACGCCTCGGCTACCGGCTCGACGAGGCCGGACGCGACCGCCAGCCCCGTGACCCGCAGGACGCGGAGCTGGCCCGCACCGTCGCCCAGGCGGAGGCGCGCTACGACGAGATCGCCAAAGGGGGCGTCCCCGACGACATCCCCACCGTCGCGATCGACCCCTCCGAACTCAAGGAGGGGGCCATCTGGGTCGCCCGGCTGTTCACCCTCGCGGGGCTCACCCGGTCGAACGGCGAGGCCCGCCGCCTCATCCAGAACCGCGGCCTGCGCCTCGACGGCGAGGTGATCACCGATCCGCAGCTGCAGGTCACCCTCGAGCGGCCGCGGATCCTTCGCCGCGGGAAGGACAAGTTCGTGCGCGTTCAGCTCAAGGAGTAG
- the rpsT gene encoding 30S ribosomal protein S20: protein MANSSARTPSAMKRHRQSLKRRARNKAKKSMIKTFSKKAVQAAENGDKERALRYLRVAESLIDKAAKGSTLHARAAARKKSRLMKKLHQILGGLQA from the coding sequence ATGGCGAACAGCAGCGCACGTACCCCTTCGGCGATGAAACGCCACCGCCAGTCGCTCAAGCGGCGCGCGCGGAACAAGGCGAAGAAGTCGATGATCAAGACGTTCAGCAAGAAAGCGGTTCAGGCGGCCGAAAACGGCGACAAGGAGCGCGCCCTGCGCTACCTGCGGGTGGCCGAGAGCCTGATCGACAAGGCGGCCAAGGGTTCGACCCTGCACGCCCGCGCCGCCGCGCGCAAGAAGTCCCGCCTGATGAAGAAGCTGCACCAGATCCTCGGCGGCTTGCAGGCTTAG
- a CDS encoding 30S ribosomal protein THX — MGRGDRKTRKGKIAKGTYGKYRPRRKK, encoded by the coding sequence ATGGGCCGTGGAGACCGCAAGACCCGCAAGGGCAAGATCGCCAAGGGTACGTACGGCAAGTACCGCCCGCGTCGCAAGAAGTAG
- a CDS encoding Maf family protein — translation MATSRPVIVLASGSPRRRELLARLGLPHRVEPPSVDESVVPGEDPADAARRLAQLKVRSTPGAWVLAADTVVAVDGRILGKPRDLAENRRFLELLSGRDHWVHTGLALRAPAGTAALVSSTRVRFRKLADWEIAAYAASGEGLDKAGGYGIQEKGMVLVEAVEGDFFTVMGLPVARLWEALARLGYPLAEVWDA, via the coding sequence GTGGCGACGAGCCGGCCCGTGATCGTGCTGGCCTCCGGCAGCCCGCGGCGGCGCGAACTGCTGGCGCGGCTGGGTCTGCCGCACCGGGTGGAGCCGCCAAGCGTGGACGAGTCGGTCGTCCCCGGCGAGGACCCCGCCGACGCCGCCCGCCGCCTCGCGCAGCTCAAGGTGCGCAGCACCCCCGGGGCGTGGGTGCTGGCCGCCGACACCGTCGTCGCGGTCGACGGCCGCATTCTGGGCAAACCGCGGGACCTGGCCGAGAACCGCAGGTTCCTGGAGCTGCTTTCCGGACGCGACCACTGGGTGCACACCGGCCTGGCCCTGCGGGCCCCGGCCGGGACGGCGGCGCTGGTCAGCAGCACCCGGGTGCGCTTTCGCAAGCTTGCGGACTGGGAGATCGCCGCCTACGCCGCCAGCGGCGAAGGCCTCGACAAGGCCGGCGGCTACGGCATTCAGGAAAAGGGCATGGTCCTGGTCGAGGCGGTCGAGGGCGACTTCTTCACGGTGATGGGGCTTCCCGTCGCCCGGCTGTGGGAAGCGCTGGCGCGGCTGGGCTACCCGCTTGCGGAGGTCTGGGATGCTTAG
- a CDS encoding penicillin-binding transpeptidase domain-containing protein: protein MPERVRLLLVLVYFVLLLLVGRLVQLQVFEHGKYATLAKGNHQRTETIPAPRGRIFDRNGTPIAANRIAVDLYYRGGPVRFASRILTILGLERLPEVPEGEEEVVLAANLPDKWVPTLAELTAGQPNLRLEERIERYYPNPIAGPVIGYVQGPTAADLKRGYERGDLVGRAGLEAALEETLRGRRGLKLVEVDVRGEVLREQVLAPPVPGRDVRLTLDLNLQRAAERALAEALADLNAGRKKLGLPPETVARGAIVAVDPTTGEVLAMATAPAYDPNLFTRRPTPASEIRALQNDPALPLLNRAVQAYTPGSTFKPVTASALLEAGLVGPATTFRCLPSIRFGGQTRRNWSPRDMGPMKVTDALAYSCNTWFYQAVIEAGPVETVEVIADRARALGLGAPTGLEIAEKRGLVPDKAWKRERFGEPWYPGETLSVAIGQGAVLATPVQVARMLALVATSGRTPPLHLVQGAGSAPARVRGRYWRVVQEGLRETVTEGTASFRLKDFPVPTAGKTGTAETPGKKAGYEHAWYMGYGPYPLDGSSPYPPLAVVAFFENAGEGSRVALPAVKKVMAAYWKVPAPVARAAGP from the coding sequence ATGCCTGAGCGGGTCCGGCTGCTGCTCGTCCTGGTCTACTTCGTCCTCCTGCTCCTCGTGGGGCGGCTGGTGCAGCTGCAGGTCTTCGAGCACGGCAAGTACGCCACCCTGGCCAAGGGCAACCACCAGCGCACAGAGACGATTCCCGCGCCGCGGGGCCGCATCTTCGACCGCAACGGCACCCCCATCGCCGCCAACCGCATCGCCGTGGACCTCTACTACCGCGGCGGACCGGTGCGCTTCGCCTCGCGGATCCTGACGATCCTGGGGCTCGAGCGCCTGCCCGAGGTCCCCGAGGGCGAGGAGGAGGTCGTGCTCGCGGCCAACCTGCCCGACAAGTGGGTGCCCACGCTCGCGGAGCTGACCGCGGGCCAGCCCAACCTGCGCCTGGAGGAGCGCATCGAGCGTTACTACCCCAACCCCATCGCGGGACCGGTGATCGGCTACGTGCAGGGGCCCACCGCCGCCGACCTGAAGCGCGGTTACGAACGGGGCGACCTGGTGGGCCGGGCGGGGCTGGAGGCGGCGCTCGAGGAGACGCTGCGCGGCCGGCGCGGGCTGAAGCTCGTCGAGGTCGACGTCCGCGGCGAGGTGCTGCGCGAACAGGTGCTGGCCCCGCCGGTGCCGGGCCGCGACGTGCGCCTGACCCTCGACCTCAACCTGCAGCGCGCCGCCGAGCGGGCCCTGGCCGAGGCGCTGGCCGACCTGAACGCGGGCCGTAAGAAGCTGGGCCTGCCGCCCGAGACCGTGGCCCGGGGGGCGATCGTGGCCGTGGACCCCACCACCGGTGAGGTGCTGGCCATGGCCACCGCCCCCGCCTACGACCCCAACCTGTTCACCCGCCGCCCCACCCCCGCTTCGGAGATCCGCGCCCTGCAAAACGACCCCGCCCTGCCGCTGCTGAACCGCGCGGTCCAGGCCTACACGCCGGGCTCGACCTTCAAACCGGTGACCGCCAGCGCCCTGCTGGAAGCAGGGCTGGTGGGCCCCGCCACCACCTTCCGCTGCCTGCCTTCGATCCGCTTCGGGGGGCAGACGCGCCGTAACTGGTCCCCGCGGGACATGGGCCCGATGAAGGTCACCGACGCGCTCGCCTACAGCTGCAACACCTGGTTCTACCAGGCGGTGATCGAGGCCGGCCCCGTGGAGACCGTGGAGGTGATCGCCGACCGGGCCCGCGCCCTGGGGCTGGGGGCGCCGACGGGGCTCGAGATCGCCGAGAAGCGGGGCCTGGTGCCGGACAAGGCCTGGAAGCGGGAACGCTTCGGCGAGCCCTGGTACCCCGGCGAGACCCTCTCGGTGGCCATCGGTCAGGGCGCGGTGCTGGCCACCCCGGTGCAGGTCGCGCGCATGCTCGCGCTGGTCGCCACCTCGGGGCGCACCCCGCCGCTCCACCTGGTGCAGGGGGCCGGGAGCGCGCCCGCGCGCGTTCGCGGGCGCTACTGGCGGGTGGTGCAGGAAGGCCTGCGCGAGACCGTGACCGAAGGCACCGCCTCCTTCCGGCTCAAGGACTTCCCGGTGCCGACGGCCGGGAAGACCGGAACCGCCGAGACCCCCGGCAAGAAGGCGGGCTACGAGCACGCCTGGTACATGGGCTACGGCCCCTACCCGCTCGACGGCTCCAGCCCCTACCCGCCCCTTGCGGTGGTGGCCTTCTTCGAGAACGCCGGGGAGGGCAGCCGCGTCGCCCTGCCGGCGGTCAAGAAGGTGATGGCCGCCTACTGGAAGGTGCCGGCCCCCGTCGCCCGGGCGGCCGGCCCGTGA